Within Epilithonimonas zeae, the genomic segment ATTTTAGGAGGTGTGAAAATTTCCAATGATGTCAAAATCGGAAGAGGAACTATTGTTTATTACAATTCTATCATTACTCACGATGTCACGATTGGAGAGTTTTGTGAAATTTCTCCAGGCGCAACTTTGTTGGGAAGATGTAAAATTGGAAAGTTTGTAAAAATTGGAGCTGGCTCTATTATTTTTCCTGATGTCAAAATCGGAGATAATTCTGTTATAGCCTCCGGAGCAGTTGTCAGAAATGACGTTCCGGAAAATACAATGGTAGCAGGAGTTCCAGCAGAAATCAAAAAAACACTTTAGACTTGAAAAAAAAGTCAATACTTTTTGTAGCAGACAGACCTGATTGGGCTTACCATAACCTCATCAAAACCTGGGGCGATGGATTGAAAGAATTCGATTGTTATGTAACCTTCGAAGAGGATTTTAACATCAGAGCCAAAAGCTTTTCTTTTTCCGAAAAGCTAATGACCAACTTCATTAATCTTGTCAAAAACAGTGATAAGAAATTTGTTATCGATTCATCATCAAAATTTTCTTATCCAAAATATAAAATACCGCCGGTTTTTGAAGTAAACTCTGGAAAAAAAGTAGAAAAAACACATTTTGATGTGATTTTCGAATGTGCTTTCTATTTTCAGTTTATGTCGGTTTTTCCATTTACTTCAGATAAGAAATTTGTAGGAATTTACACCGATTCTTTTCCCCACGAAGGTCCAAGCTTTGATGAAAAGACAAAAACCGACCTTAAAAAATTGTCACGCCAAGAGTTTTTTGAAAAATATTTGAAACCTTATGATGGCATTATCGTTGGTAGTTCAGGTTTATATAATGATTATAAAGAACTGACAGATAAAATCACGTTTGGAAATGGAATTTATCTTCAGGAAGAATTTGTAGAAAATAAAAATATCGAAGAAAAAGAAGGCTTGACAATCGGCTGGACTGGAAACCCAAATCGTCCTATGAAAGGTTTCCGGGAAGTGATAGAACCGGCGATTGAAGAAGTCAATAAAACAGGCAGAAAGGTTTCTCTGAAAACAAAATTTTCTGGCCCATACAAAGATTTACTGACTTTCTACAGTGATATAGATATTATCGTAATTGCATCAGAAGCAGACACAGGTCCTTCTCTTTTCGCTGAAGCCAGTTTATCAAAAGTCCCAACCATTTCAACGAAAATCGGTTTTCCAAAAATGATTATAGAGGACGGTTTAAACGGTATTTTTGTAAAAAGAGATATTGAAGAAATGAAAAATGCGATTATCATGGTTTATGATAATCGTAAACTTTTGAGATCTTTCTCGGAAAGGATTAAAGAAGATTATCTTAAACAGTTGGATAATAAAATTTCTTTTGAGAATTTAAAAAAATTATTTAGTTAATAATACATCGAATGTTAGG encodes:
- a CDS encoding glycosyltransferase translates to MKKKSILFVADRPDWAYHNLIKTWGDGLKEFDCYVTFEEDFNIRAKSFSFSEKLMTNFINLVKNSDKKFVIDSSSKFSYPKYKIPPVFEVNSGKKVEKTHFDVIFECAFYFQFMSVFPFTSDKKFVGIYTDSFPHEGPSFDEKTKTDLKKLSRQEFFEKYLKPYDGIIVGSSGLYNDYKELTDKITFGNGIYLQEEFVENKNIEEKEGLTIGWTGNPNRPMKGFREVIEPAIEEVNKTGRKVSLKTKFSGPYKDLLTFYSDIDIIVIASEADTGPSLFAEASLSKVPTISTKIGFPKMIIEDGLNGIFVKRDIEEMKNAIIMVYDNRKLLRSFSERIKEDYLKQLDNKISFENLKKLFS